The following are from one region of the Strix uralensis isolate ZFMK-TIS-50842 chromosome 4, bStrUra1, whole genome shotgun sequence genome:
- the RPL34 gene encoding large ribosomal subunit protein eL34 has translation MVQRLTYRRRLSYNTASNKTRLSRTPGNRIVYLYTKKVGKAPKSACGICPGRLRGVRAVRPKVLMRLSKTKKHVSRAYGGSMCAKCVRDRIKRAFLIEEQKIVVKVLKAQAQSQKSK, from the exons ATGGTTCAGCGCCTGACCTACCGCCGTAGGTTGTCCTACAACACAGCTTCCAACAAGACCAGACT GTCCCGAACACCCGGGAACAGGATTGTTTACCTTTACACCAAGAAAGTGGGGAAGGCACCAAAGTCAGCATGTGGTATATGCCCAGGAAGACTTCGTGGT gTTCGTGCTGTGCGTCCTAAAGTTCTTATGAGGCTGTCAAAAACAAAGAAGCATGTTAGCAGAGCCTATGGTGGTTCCATGTGTGCTAAGTGTGTCCGCGACAG aatcaaaCGAGCTTTTCTTATTGAGGAGCAGAAGATCGTTGTGAAAGTGTTGAAGGCACAAGCACAGAGCCAGAAGTCAAAGTGA
- the OSTC gene encoding oligosaccharyltransferase complex subunit OSTC — METLYRLPFAVLECPNIKLKRPSWVHMPSAMTVYALVVVSYFLITGGIIYDVIVEPPSVGSMTDEHGHQRPVAFLAYRVNGQYIMEGLASSFLFTMGGLGFIILDRSNAPNIPKLNRFLLLFIGFVSVLLSFFMARVFMRMKLPGYLMG, encoded by the exons atggAGACGCTGTACCGCCTGCCCTTCGCCGTGCTCGAGTGCCCCAACATCAAGCTGAAGCGGCCGAGCTGGGTGCACATGCCCTCGGCCATGACCGTGTACGCGCTGGTGGTGGTGTCCTACTTCCTCATCACTGGAG GGATTATCTATGACGTGATTGTGGAACCTCCCAGCGTGGGGTCGATGACAGATGAACATGGGCATCAGAGGCCAGTGGCCTTCTTGGCATACAG agtaaATGGGCAATATATTATGGAAGGGCTCGCATCCAGCTTCCTCTTCACAATGGGTGGCCTAGGATTCATAATTCTGGATCGATCCAATGCACCAAATATCCCCAAGCTGAATAGGTTTCTTCTGCTCTTTATTGGATTTGTCAGTGTGCTTTTGAGTTTCTTCATGGCTAGAGTTTTCATGAGGATGAAATTACC GGGGTACTTGATGGGTTAG